The DNA sequence ATTATAAAAAAAAATATTATAAAGTTTATTTTTATTAAAAAAAATAAATTAATTAATTTAAAACAAAATAAATTATCTTTTAAAAATAATATTGATGTTACTTTATCATCTAAAAATATTTTATCTGGATCTATTCATATTATCAATAAATCTATTAATAAAATACAAAAATTTTTTTCTAATTTAGGTTGTGAAATTTTATTTGGACCAGAAGTAGAAAATGATTATTATAATTTTGATTCTTTAAATATTAATAAAGATCATCCTTCTAGAAATAGTCATGATACTTTTTGGTTTAATAAAAATTTTTTATTAAGAACACAAACTTCAAGTATGCAAATTAGAACTATGGAAATAAAAAAACCACCTATTAGAATAATTGTACCAGGAAAAGTTTATAGAAATGATTCAAGTTTAACTCATAGTCCAATGTTTCACCAAATTGAAGGTTTAATTGTTGAAAAAAGTATTAATTTTTCTAATTTAAAATGGATAATAAAAAATTTTTTATTTAATTTTTTTAAAAAAAAATATAAAATTAGATTTAGAAATTCATATTTTCCTTTTACTACACCTTCTGCTGAAATAGATATTTTTCATGTTAAATCTAATAAATGGTTAGAAGTTTTAGGATGTGGAATGGTTCATCCTGTTATTTTAAAAAATGTAAATATTAATTCAAAAATATATTCTGGATGTGCTTTTGGAATAGGAATTGAGAGATTAATTATGTTGAAATACAATTTATTTAATATTCGTTCATTTTTTAAAAATGATTTTAGATTATTAAAACAATTTAAATAATAGTGAGAAAAAATGAAATTAAGTCTTTCATGGTTAAAATTATTTTTAAATAAAAAAATAAATAATAATGTTATTTGTAATCAATTAACTAAAATTGGATTGGAGGTTGAAAATTTATTAGAAAATAAGTTAAATTTTAAATGTTCAATTGTTGGTAAAATTTTCTCTATAAAAAAAAAAAATAATGTTTATTTATGTAAAATTTATATTAATAAAACTATTTATATTAAATTTAAGTCTAAAAATAAATTTTTATATATTGGAATGAAATTAGCTATTGGTTTAAAAAAATATAAAGATTTTAATATTAATAAAATATTGTTATATTCTCAAAGTAATATAAATAAATTAAATTGGAAAATATACACATATTCTGATTTTAAATTATTTGGAAATAAAAATAATATAGTTGAATTTCCTGAAAATATAAAAATTGGTACTTTAGTAAAAAATTA is a window from the Buchnera aphidicola (Periphyllus koelreuteriae) genome containing:
- the pheS gene encoding phenylalanine--tRNA ligase subunit alpha — its product is MNNTKKYIKKIISKINKCVNIKELNNLKLKYLGKNGSITKKIKNLKNININQRKKLSISINIIKKNIIKFIFIKKNKLINLKQNKLSFKNNIDVTLSSKNILSGSIHIINKSINKIQKFFSNLGCEILFGPEVENDYYNFDSLNINKDHPSRNSHDTFWFNKNFLLRTQTSSMQIRTMEIKKPPIRIIVPGKVYRNDSSLTHSPMFHQIEGLIVEKSINFSNLKWIIKNFLFNFFKKKYKIRFRNSYFPFTTPSAEIDIFHVKSNKWLEVLGCGMVHPVILKNVNINSKIYSGCAFGIGIERLIMLKYNLFNIRSFFKNDFRLLKQFK